From Salinicola endophyticus:
AGGTAGCCGGCGCGCCACCCCGGTGACCACTCGCGCCTGGGTGCGAGCCACCAGCTTGGGCAGCAGGGTGGCGGTGTAGGCCTGGCGGCCGAAGAAGTCGGCGAAGACGCCGCTGCCCCAGTCCGGCTCCTGATCCGGCAGAATGCCGATCGCCTCGGCGCGCTTCAGCGCCTTGAGCAGGGCGGCCACACCGCGAGAATTGGTCGGCACCAGCTCGGCGCCCATGCGCTCGCGGCCGTGACGAATCACCGGATCGAGATCGGCGATCTTGGGCGGTTCGTACATGGCGGTGAAGGGAAAGTGGCTGGAGAGCCAGAAGTTGAGCACCTCCCAGTTACCGAAGTGGGGCGCCAGCACGATCACGCCGCGGTTCTCCGCCCGTGCGTCATCGAGCAGTTCGCGCCCGTGCACGTCGACGATCGCCGCCTCGACGCGCTGCGGGTCGCCAATCCAGGCGAAGCCGAGTTCGAGCATGGTGGCCGCGGAGTGGTGCAGGCTCTGCTGAACGCGCTGGCGGCGCTCGGCCGGCGTGTCCGCGGGAAAGGCGACCTCCAGATTGCGCCGCGACACGTGGCGCTCGCGGCGCGACACGGCGTAGAGCACGCGGCTGGCAATGCCCGCCAGGCGCCACAGTGTGCTCGGGCGCCAGCTCGAGAGTAGTCGCCAGAGCCCATGAATGGCAGTGGCGTTGAACGATCTCTTCATCCGGATAAGGGTCGATCTTTCGGCGAGTGTGGCCGTGCATTTTGCCTGTGGCACCGCCGGGGTTCTAGGGCCTGGTGAGAATAGCCGGATGATCTCCAACGCAAAAACCCAGCCGGCGGCTGCCGGCTGGGCTGTTCTGGCGCGCTGCGGGAGCGGGGCTCAGTACTGCGTGACGCTGGCCACGTTGCCGTTGCCGTTCTGTGCCGTCTGGGCGAAGTTCTGCCAGCCGCCGGACTGGCTGTGGTTGACGCTGTTGCTCCAGCCAGTCTGGCTGACGTAGGAGTCGTGGCCATAGCCGGTCTGGGTGACGACGGCTTTGTTGTAGCCACCACCCTGCAGGATGTCGCTATCCAGCTGGTCGCCCTGCTGGTTCACGTTCGACTCGTTCGCCCAGCCACGCTGCATGATGTAGCTGTCGTTGAGGTCGCCGTTCTGGGTGACGTAGGCGTCGTTGTAGGCGTGGCCCGCAAAGCCCTGCTGGCTGACGATCGAGTCGTTGCTGTAGCCGGCCTGGGTGACCTT
This genomic window contains:
- a CDS encoding lysophospholipid acyltransferase family protein, whose amino-acid sequence is MKRSFNATAIHGLWRLLSSWRPSTLWRLAGIASRVLYAVSRRERHVSRRNLEVAFPADTPAERRQRVQQSLHHSAATMLELGFAWIGDPQRVEAAIVDVHGRELLDDARAENRGVIVLAPHFGNWEVLNFWLSSHFPFTAMYEPPKIADLDPVIRHGRERMGAELVPTNSRGVAALLKALKRAEAIGILPDQEPDWGSGVFADFFGRQAYTATLLPKLVARTQARVVTGVARRLPEGRGFAIHFLAADERVYASDEATSATGVNACVETAIALDPVQYQWEYKRWKKTPEEEQKIPDFRRFRLYR